In Carassius carassius chromosome 19, fCarCar2.1, whole genome shotgun sequence, a single genomic region encodes these proteins:
- the LOC132094780 gene encoding MKI67 FHA domain-interacting nucleolar phosphoprotein-like → MTEGKSSEKPAKNLLALNPKEEAEFQKKVQQVKNRPKTVQSLSPGVLYVGHLPRGLFEPQLKCYFQQFGKVTRLRVSRSKKTGRSKGYGFVEFECDEVAKIVAETMNNYLIGERLIKCHVMPPEKVHEKLFVGSMSVFKKPTQPAVVRYNKQHAEEDLNKLGAKLLSKESKLRKRLAAKGIDYDFPGFAAQIPAKKAQSEADVSVCSEDVTPVCTPSVLERRKSIRVEDDDVDDEIIIKAKSVPENSEDVEDSEEETDEDEEEHTT, encoded by the exons ATGACAGAAGGCAAATCATCAGAGAAGCCGGCGAAAAACCTACTGGCGCTGAATCCAAAGGAGGAAGCAGAGTTTCAGAAGAAGGTTCAGCAAGTAAAAAATCGTCCTAAAACG GTTCAGTCGCTTTCTCCTGGGGTGCTTTATGTTGGCCATCTGCCTCGAGGATTGtttgaacctcaattaaaatgTTACTTTCAACAGTTTGGCAAAGTCACCCGATTAAGAGTTTCCAGGAGTAAAAAG ACTGGAAGGAGCAAAGGCTATGGATTTGTGGAGTTTGAGTGTGATGAGGTGGCTAAGATTGTGGCGGAGACCATGAACAACTACCTTATTGGAGAACGGCTCATAAAGT GTCATGTGATGCCACCTGAGAAGGTCCATGAAAAGCTATTTGTAGGTTCCATGTCTGTCTTCAAGAAGCCGACGCAGCCTGCAGTTGTTCGTTATAACAAACAGCATGCGGAAGAAGATCTGAACAAACTTGGTGCAAAGCTTTTAAGCAAAGAGTCTAAGCTACGCAAGAGACTGGCAGCAAAGGGCATTGACTATGATTTCCCAGGATTT gcaGCTCAGATTCCTGCCAAGAAAGCCCAATCTGAAGCCGATGTTTCAGTATGCAGTGAG GATGTCACACCAGTGTGCACACCATCAGTTTTGGAGAGGAGGAAGTCGATCAGAGTTGAGGACGATGATGTCGATGATGAAATAATCATCAAAGCCAAATCCGTTCCAGAAAACAGCGAGGATGTGGAAGATAGCGAGGAGGAGactgatgaagatgaagaggagCATACGACTTAA